A single Bos mutus isolate GX-2022 chromosome 25, NWIPB_WYAK_1.1, whole genome shotgun sequence DNA region contains:
- the LOC102278000 gene encoding mesothelin-like protein, which produces MDIDTFTNLNPRVLQSLTVGNVTTLLGPNVGDLQKARSHPIISSWLRSLNRSALSELGLDTDATSPTSSAHSTTGTPSTTLWTRHQAPTSEGPGSTAPSSGSPPAPLGYLPLAVALPAGLLWLLYGGTPRPSWDHLQGICSLVEDRTAPAPHAGEQGLARGAGRLPRPRCRSQGTWPHPPS; this is translated from the exons ATGGACATCGACACCTTCACCAACCTGAACCCCCGAGTGCTGCAG AGCCTGACCGTGGGCAACGTGACGACGCTGCTGGGTCCGAACGTGGGGGACCTGCAGAAGGCTCGGAGCCACCCCATCATCAGCTCCTGGCTCCGCAGCCTCAATCGGTCAGCCCTGAGCGAGCTGGGCCTGGACACGGACGCTACCAGCCCCACCAGCTCTGCCCACTCGACCACTGGGACGCCCAGCACCACCCTCTGGACGCGCCATCAAGCCCCCACCTCAGAAGGGCCTGGGAGCACCGCCCCCAGCTCAG gcagcccaccagcccctcTAGGGTACCTGCCACTGGCTGTGGCCCTGCCTGCAGgcctcctgtggctgctgtatgGAGGCACCCCAAGGCCCAGCTGGGACCACCTGCAGGGCATCTGCAGCTTGGTGGAGGACCGCACTGCCCCAGCTCCACATGCAGGAGAACAGGGGTTGGCACGTGGAGCTGGACGCCTGCCTAGACCAAGATGCAGGTCCCAGGGGACCTGGCCACATCCCCCATCCTAG